The Terriglobia bacterium genome includes the window TCGCGGTTTGCCGGGGAGGCGCCGGAGATATTATCGGCAGCGCTGATCTCGGGCTCCTGGTTTCGTCAGGCTGGTTGATACGCAGCAGCCGGAAAGTCGTAACTCCCAAAAGTGCCACAACCAGGGCGGCGGCAATGCCCCAGTATCCGATCGACAAAACTCGCCGACCTGGCCGCGAAGAGGCCGCGGGCAGTGATGCCTCAGTGCGTGCCCGATATGCCGAAATCAGGGCCGCCTCGATATGCGCGGGCGCCTCGCCGGGATCCGCGGCCATAAGCTTGAGGGCTGCACTCAATGCGCGCTCATGCACCAGGCGTGCTGAGCAACCGGGACAGGACTCAGCATGCGCCAGCGCTTGCGAGCGTATGGACTCTTCCAGCACACACTCGCGGGCCAGATCCGTTATCAAATATTCAAAGCGCTGACAGTTCATAGCAAGCACCTCGCGGGTTCTATCCCGGATGCGCGGGAATCCTCTTTTGTTTTCTCACGAAGCTTTTCCACCAACAGGATGCGTGCCCGGTGCAGCCGCGAGCGAATTGTCCCCTCGGGGCAACCAACCACGCGCGCTGCTTCGGCATAGCTAAGTTCCTGAAGCTCGCACAGAACGACAACTTCACGATAGCGAAGCGGGAGTGTCGCTACAGCACGGTTCAGCGCTTCGATCATCTCCCGACGGGTCAGCTCACCGAGAGGATCCGAGGGTATGCTCCGCGCTTTGTGCAGATCCCTCTGATCCGCTTCGGCATCCTGATCGATCGTCGCGAAGACCGGTTCCCGGGTCACCCGCCTCAGGACGTGATTGCGTGCAATGCCGTACACATAGGATGAAAACGAACCAAGCGCGGGATCGAAGCCCGACGCGCCGTTCATCAGCGCGAGAAAAACCTCCTGTGTGACATCCTCCGCCATCGATGCCGAACTGCCGATGCGCAGGGAAAAACGGTAGATGCTTCCCTGCCAGCGCCGGTAAAGAGCCACAAACGCAGCTTCTTCTCCGGCCGATGCCAGTTGATACAGTTGGATGTCGCTCGCGTCTTCAAATGCCATTTGCCGGCTTCTCGAAATTCCCCGGGCTCGCTTCAGTTAGTATTTCACGCACAGCACTCGATTGGTTCCATTTTTTCTTCCCTGATCGCTGCAATACTGCGGCTTCGCGCTGCCGGCTTCGTTCGAATGATGAACTCCACAAGAGCACGGGAACGGTGCAGCAGGGCATCACCGAACTGGGGCAGGTCCGGATCGGCATTAATCCGTGGGAGAACCATGCGCTCTTAGAGAGCCAGGCGGCGATCTATGACGCCCCCAGGATCAAGACACCCTTCCTGATCCTTCACGGAACCGACGACGGCTCCGTAGATTGGCCTCAGGGATTGATGTTCTACAATCAGGCAAGAAAAGCGAGAGAGCAACGCAGAGGTCGCAGAGGTCGCGGAAAAAAGTCATGCAGAAGCGAAGATCCTCTGCGGCCTCTGCGTTGAGGCTTTGGGTCGCGGATATTCCGCACCGTCGATTTTGTGGTTCACCTCGGATTCATGATTAATACTGGGCACCGTCCCGCTTGTAGACCAACTTACCTCCGACCACGGTAAAATCGACCCGGTTTTTCATGATCTGTTCTTTCGGCATGGTCATGAGGTCCTTTTCGAAGATCACCATGTCGGCAAGATATCCCGCTTTGAGCATCCCTTTGCGGTTTTCCATGAACTCGGCGTATGCCGATTGCAGGGTGTAGAGCTCGATCGCCTTCTCCATAGTGAGGATCTGATCCGGAAACCAGCCGGGGCCCGGCTCGCCCTTGCGGTCTTTGCGCGTCACCGCGGCGTAGAGCCCTTCCAGGGGGTCGAGCGGCTCGACCGAATAGTCGGTGCCGAAGGCGACATGAGCCCCGGCATCGAGCAGTTTGCGCCATACGTATGCGCCTGTCTTGCAGCGCTCCGGTCCGAGGCGTTTCTCGGCGAACCGCTTGTCGGTGATGCAGTGGGTGGGCTGCATTGAAGCAATGACACCCAGCTGGGCAAACCGCGGGATGTCCGCTGCAATCAGGATCTGTGCGTGTTCGCTCCGGTGGCGGCTGTCTCTCTCGCCGTTGACCTGCTGCGCCTTCTGGTAGGCATTGAGGATCCAGTTGTTGGCCTTGTCCCCGATCGCATGGATGCCGATCTGGAAGCCTTTGGCGTCGGCAGCGACGATCCGGCGTTCCAGCTCTTCGTAGGACATCTGCGGCAGGCCCGTCTTGCCGGGCTCATCGGCAAAGGGCTGAAACAACAAGGCAGTTCCCGATCCGAGAGTCCCATCGATGTATCCTTTGAGATATCCAAAACGGATCCAATCCCCGTCCGCAGGATATTTCTTCCTCAGCTCATCGTAACGCGCGAGTTGTTGGGCGTTATCGGTAAGCGATCCGCCGATATAGACGCGAGCCGTCAGCTTCCCGTCTGCGAGGAATTTCTGGTACCTGTCAAAGTTGCCGCCGGGCGGCAGTTGGATCGAGGTCACGCCGAGCCGCGCGGCCATGGCGAGGGCATCCTGCAACCCCTTCATCGTTCGCGCCTCCTCTTCAGCGGGAGTCCTCTGGACGCGTACGGCGCCGTATTTCAAGAGCGCCCTGGCCGATTCCTTGAAGATACCCGTCGGCTCGCCCGTGGCCGGATCGCGCTGGATTTCGCCGCCGGGCGGATCGGGCGTCCCTTTGGTAATGCCGGAGTTCTTAATCACAAAGCTGTTGACCAGAACCGAGTGGCCGTCCGCCCTGTCCAGAGCCACCGGATTGTCGGGAGCAACCTTGTCCAGCAATTCCTTGGTGGGCCATTGCCGGTTATAGAACATCTCGTGCTCCCAGTGGCCGCCGCGGATCATTTCGCCCGGCTTCGCCCCCCGGACCTTTTCAGCCACGCGTTCCGTGATGACTTTGGGATCGGTGACGTAGCGCAGATCGACATAGTCGGGATCCAGCGGGCCGAAGTGAGCGTGGGCGTCATTGAATCCCGGGATCACGAGGCGCCCCTTCGCATCGATGACCTGAGTTGCCCCCGCTTGGATATATTTCCCGATCGCCTGATTCGTGGTCACCGCGACGATTTTGTCCCCCTTAACCGCAATCGCCTCCGCGCGGGGATGATCATTGTCGATCGTGACAATCTTGGCATTCCTGATGACCAGATCCGCAGAAGACCCGGCAGTGCGCTCCTGCGGGACTCCGAGGGAGAAAAAGAAAGTCAGAAAAACGAGAGCCAGGACTACCTTGATGACTCTTGGGCAGGATTTCATGGGCACGCTCCTTTTCAACCAAGGCAGGGTGAACCAAGACCGCAAAGGCCGGGCGGCCTGACAGCATCGGCTTCCGCATGATAAGTCAATTCCCTGGGCAGGAGCATATCTTTTTGCATAAGCCGCTGTCTCAAAGATTCTGAGGAAAAGCAAAGGATAAACGCCGGCGCGCGCAGCGAAGCGGGGGCTCGGAGAGTTCAGAGGCAATCGTGCTGCCGACTGGATCGTTGAAGATTTCCTTAATTCCTGTAAGATCTCACCTGCAAACGACGCTTTGTTCAATATCGGGTATGGGATCGCCGTCGGATCAGGGACGGACATGAAACGAGACAACTGGGTGTTGTCTGTTGTTACGGGCAGGCATCCAAATTCTGGCCGGACTGCAGGCAGCGCCAGGTGTCGGGTTTCTGTTACTCTCGCAGTCACCTGGGCTATAATGAATGGATTATCTGTCAGGTCGGGTTGCGGTCATGGATGACTCCCCGGAAAAAATCGAGGGGAAGTGTTGCGCAGCGCTTGAAAACTCCAACGCTGATGCCGTCCAAACCTCGCCTCAGCGGTTTGTCGGCATTGACATCGGGGCGGAAACGCTCAAGGCTGTAGAACTGGTGCGCCATGACGGATCGTTGCGGTTGATGCGGCGCACGCTCATAGAACATGCGAAGAATCCGGGGCCTGCTCTTCTGCGTATTCTCGATGAATGGGACTGGAACAAGGTTCAAGGTGCGGCAGTCAGCGGACGGCTCAGCCGCCATGTGAATCTCCCGCGCGTGCCCACCAAGCGAGCCATGACCTATGGCTATCGTTTCCTTGTCGATGACCAACCGGGAACAATTGTCTCACTTGGCAACCACGGCTTTGCCGTCCTGGAACTGCGTGCCAGCGGGCTGGAAGTGCTCAGGGAGAACAGCCGTTGCGCCCAGGGTACGGGCAATTTCCTCAGGCAGCTCGTGGAACGGTTCGCTCTCTCCATCGAGGAGGCTTCCGAACTCTGTGCCGACGTAAACGACCCGGCACCGCTCTCGGGCCGCTGTCCCGTTATCCTGAAGACGGACATGACACACCTGGCCAACAAAGGCGAACAGAGGGCCAGGATCCTGGCGGGTCTGTTTGACGCTGTCTGCCAGAACGTCTTCACACTGATTAAACCGGGGACCACTCCCCCCGATGTCACGCTGATCGGCGGGGTGAGCCGGTCACGACGCGTGCAGAGAGTCTTTGCGGAGTTTCTTGAGGGGAATGGAATGAGGCTGCGATCGCTTCCTCCGGACGAGGCGCTGTTCCTCGAAGCCATCGGTGCAGCTGTAGCGGCCTCAACGACGGGTCGGGGAGTTTCTGCTCTATCTCAGTTGATTGCCGAGCCGGCCGAGGAAACACTGGAAAAACTTCCCACGTTGGCCGACTCTTTGCGACTTGTCAGGAGGCGCAAGTCTGTCCCGATGGTGCAGCGCAACGGTAATCCGCTGGATCTGATCCTCGGCTTCGATATCGGCTCGACGGGTTCCAAACTTGTCGCTTTGGATGTCTCCAGTTCCCAGACTGCCTGGGAAGGCTACCGGAAGACGAGCGGCGATCCGGTCGGAGCGGCGCAGGCGCTGCTGGGACACTTCCTCGACCAGCATGGGGACGAGGACCGGATCGTGGGTTTTGGCGTCACCGGAAGCGGGCGTGAGATCGTGGGCTCGCTCCTGATCTCCTGCTACGGAGAAGGTTGCGTTTTCATCCTGAACGAGATTGCGGCCCATGCGGAGGGGGCCATGCACTACGATCCGCGTGTGGATACGATCTTTGAAATCGGCGGCCAGGACGCCAAATACATCCGCCTGGAAGAGGGCCGGATCGTCGACAGCGCCATGAATGAAGCGTGCAGCGCCGGCACGGGTTCATTCATCGAGGAACAAGGACAGAGGTTCTCGGGTTACCGCGACGTCGCCCAACTCGGCCGGGAAGCGGTCGCCGCCGACCACGGGGTCTCGCTGGGGCAACACTGCTCCGTGTTCATGGCCGAGATCATCGATGAAGCGGTCGCGGCCGGCGTGCATCAAAACTCGATCATCGCCGGCCTGTACGATTCGATTATCCAGAACTACCTCCACAGGGTGAAGGGCAACCGTTCGACGGGAAAAGTCATATTCTGCCAGGGCATGCCCTTTTCAGCCGACGCCCTGGCAGCAGCGGTGGCGCGCCAAACCGGCAGCGAAGTGATCGTGCCTCCCAACCCCGGTACGGTAGGAGCCCTTGGCATCGCCCTCCTGACGCAGCGGGCCCTGCGCGGGCGCGAAAACACGCCGTCGAATCCGACCCGCTTCCTGGAAGCGCAGATTCAGGGGAAGGAGACCTTCGTCTGCAAATCGACCCGTGGCTGCGGTGGCGCGGGGAACCTCTGCAAGATCGATTCCATCCGCACCGTGGTCGCCGGCACACAGCAGCGCTTTTCATGGGGAGGGGCTTGCTCGCTCTACGACAAAGGGACAAGGAAGAAGAAGCTGCCCGACCTGTCGCCGGATCCATTCCGGGAGCGTGAAGACCTGGTGCGTGACCTGATACAGCCGTTCATCGAACGCCGCGGATTCAAAACGGTGTCGATCACCAATGAGTTCATACTCCGGGGGCTGCTGCCTTTCTTCGTCGCTTTCCTGCATGAGTTGGGATTCGATCCGGTGTTGAGCACAGGCGCAGATCAAGCCGCGCTCAAGCGAGGTATCCAGGAGGCCAACGTTTCCTTCTGCGCGCCGATGCAGCTCTATCACGGCATTGCGGGCCAAATGTCCGACGAGGGCGGCGATTTTATTTTCCTGCCCATGCTTCGCGGCCTCCCGCGGAATAACGGCGATAGAGACGCGAACACGTGCCCGATCGTTCAAGGCAGCAGCGACATTCTGCAGTGGAATCTCAAACATAAGTATGCCGGCAAAATCGTCACGCCCGTAATCAACATGGGGCACGGCAATCTTCGCTCCCGCGAGTTCCTTACGAGCTGCGAGCACCTCGCCCGGGATCTGGGCGCGGACAACGACCGGTGGCGTGCGGCGCATGAGGTTGCGCTGGCCGTCCAGCAACGGTTTGATGAAGGCTGCCTGGAGATCGGACAGAGAGCGTTGTCTTTCTGCGCCGAGCGCAGACTACCCGCCATCATTGTTCTGGGGCGACCGTACACAATCTATAACAAGGTCCTGAACTCGAATGTGCCGGTGGTTTTGCGCGAGCAGGGGGTGCTGGCTATCCCCCTGGATTGCTATCCGGTCAGCGGGGATGTGCCTGCGTTCGATGGCATGTATTGGGGATACGGTCAAAGGATCCTGCGCGCTGCCCATCAGGTCCGGCGCTCTCGAGAAGTCTATGGTGTCTACTGCAGCAACTATTCCTGCGGACCCGACAGTTTCAATCTGCACTTCTGTGCGTACATCATGGAAGGGAAGCCTTTCGCCATTATCGAAACCGATGGCCACTCCGGCGACGCCGGCACCAAAACCAGGATCGAGGCCTTTCTGTATTGTGTCGCCGAGGATCTCAAGCGGTTGGACGGGCACAAGCCGGCCAACGATTTTTCGCGGCTCCAACTCGAGCCAATGGGCCTGATGGAGGTTCGTCCGGATGAATGCCTGCTGGTGGCAGGGCTCGGCCGAGGCTCCGAGGTCGCTGCGGCCGCATTTCGCGGGCTTGGTCTGCATGCCGAAGTCTTGCCTGCACCGGATGCCGCCATGCTGAAACTCGGCCGGCGTTACACCTCCGGCAAGGAGTGCGTGCCGATTTGCCTGATTTTGGGCAGCCTGCTCGGCCGCCTCGAATCGGAGAAGAACACCCGGAACCGGTTCGTAGTCTTGATGCCGGGCGCCCGCGGGCCCTGCCGGTTCGGAGTGTACAACCTGCTGAACCAGCTCACGCTGGAGCGGCTCGGCTGGAGGGATCGCATCCGCATCTATTCTCCGGAGGATTCGGACTATTTCGAGAAAGCTCCGCCGGGCTTCCCCGGCTTGTTCTTGAGTGCCATCGTCGCGTCAGATCTGCTTTTGGCGGCTCTGCTCGCGACACGCCCGACCGAGACCCGATCCGGGGCCGCCGCCGCCGTCTACGAACAGCACATGCGCGAGTTGCAGGCGCTGGTAGAGAGAGAAACCGGAAAGCGGCCCTCCATGGCGGACGTGATCTGGCAGGTTGCCTCCGGACGGCTTTTCGGGCTGGCGGATCTGATGAGAAGTGCGACAGCGGAATTTGCCAGGGTTCGAGGCAAGGAGGACATGCCCACGGTCGCAGTTGTCGGTGAGATTTACGTTCGCCTCAACCCTTTCGCCAATGATTTCATTATTGACAAGCTGGAAAAGCACGGGATGCGCGCGCGGCTGGCGCCGTTTTTCGAATGGCTCGAATATGCCGATTATCTGGGGCAAATAACGGATCGCCGGCCGGGACTGTCAGAGCGCTTCCGAAGTGCCATGCAGCAGCGCATCATTGCGGTGGCTTCCAGGATCTATGCAGATCAGATGGGCTGCCACTTTCACGCTCCTGTGCCTGCATCTGTCGCCACCGCCGCCGCCTATCTGCGCAAGGACCTTCTGGGAGAGGCGGTGATCACACTGGGTTACGCCCTGTCTGAATGGCGCAATAACCGGATCGATGGTGTTGTGAACCTCGGGCCACTGGAGTGCATGCCGACCAAGATCGCAGAAGCTCAGTTTTTTCACATCGCCGAGCAGGAGAAGGCGCTCGTACTTACACTCCCGGTCAATGGAGACCCCCTTGACCCGCAGTTGCTTGAGAACTTCGCTTTCGAAGTCCACTCCCGCTACCAGCACCGCCGCACCGCCGGCGTGAGCTGAGCCTCAACACACAACCTATCTTCTCGCTGCGGAGGCGGCCGTTCTTACTCTCGCTTACGCCGGCGCTGCATGCGCATTGTTGGACATCACGAGATTCCGGGATGGTATTCGCGCTCGGTGTGACCCTTCAGTTGCGCGCGGTAGAAGTACACCTCCCTCAGGGCGCCCGCGCTGTACCGCGTCGCCTGATCATTGAAGTGCGGGGACGCGGGATTGCCGCTCTCGCCGCCGGTGGTCACGGCCCGGGCCCGCACGGTGTCGCCGAACTCGACGACGGCTACGAAGCTGTTGCCGCTGGTGCCGTACCACTTCTTCGTCCCCGGGTACGCGCGCGCGCTGAATGCGGCGAGTGAGCCCCACGTCGCCGACGTGAACATGACGGGGATGCTCGGCCCAGCGTCGTTGAACGATTGAACGATATCGCCTGTGAGCCGCTGGAATCGATTGATGTCGCCCCACGGCGTCTTCCAGGTCCCGAAGTCGGCCGCGAGTCTGTCGGACGCCGCCGCCAGTGACTGCAGGAGCATGTCCGCCGGCGCCTTGCCGCTGCCGATGTAGTCGGGGGCCGGCATCCCCGCCTGTCTCGCCGCCGCGCCCACGCGCCGCTGGACATCATCGCCCCAGAACACCGCGAGCGAGGTGGGAACCGACGTCACGCCCCACCGGAGGTCCCACGCGCGCAGGAGCTTCATTTGTTCAGCCACCTTGTCTTTTAAGGGATTCGCGGCCGGCGTGTCGTCCCAGGCCTTGATCAGCGCGGGCATCGGCTTCTCAAACCACGTGAGGTAGCTGTCGTACGCCGCGCCGATGAGCGAGTCGAGCGTGAAGTCCTTCTTGTTCTGCAGGACCCGGATCGCGTGGAGCCCGCGGGCGGATTCACTGCCGCTGTCGACATACACGGGATAGTCCGCCTTCTTCGGGCTGCTCTCCCCCGCCGCGGACCACGGCCAGTTGTTGGTGTTGTAAAGCCATCCGCTCGCCGGGTTCAGCAGGTGCGGCGTCTCGTCGACCGAAAGCAGGCCTTTCCACTCCGTCGCCGGGTTGCTGCCATCGACCGGTCTGGTCCAGTCGAAGCGCGTGTCGCGCCTGGGAATGAAGTTGCCGTGGAAGTAGGCGATGTTGCCGTCGGCGTCGGCGTAGATCGTGTTGTTCGACGAGTTGGTGTGCAGTTCCATCGTCTGCCGGAACGACTTGTAGTCCTTCGCCTTGGTGCGCGTGTAGGACTGCGTCAGCGCCTTCACGGGTTCCTGCATCATGCGGATGCTCACCCACTTGCCGTTCGCTTCGCCGATGATGGGTCCGTGATGGGTGCGGTAAACGGTGAATTTCTTTTCGGCCATCCCGTTGCCGGTCTTGTACGGCACCGAGATCTCGGTCGCCACGACCGGGCGCTCTTCGTTGCCGTACTTGTAGTAGAAGCGATCGCCCTTCTTCTCCACCGTTTCGAGATACTGGTCGACATCGTCCACGGCGCTGGAAGTGTGCATCCAGCCGGCGCGGGCGTTGAATCCCTGGTAGATGAAAAACTGCCCCCACGTCACGGCGCCATAGGCGTTCAGCCCTTCGTCGCTCACCATCTGCAACTCGGACCGGAAGAAGA containing:
- a CDS encoding acyl-CoA dehydratase activase-related protein, with product MDDSPEKIEGKCCAALENSNADAVQTSPQRFVGIDIGAETLKAVELVRHDGSLRLMRRTLIEHAKNPGPALLRILDEWDWNKVQGAAVSGRLSRHVNLPRVPTKRAMTYGYRFLVDDQPGTIVSLGNHGFAVLELRASGLEVLRENSRCAQGTGNFLRQLVERFALSIEEASELCADVNDPAPLSGRCPVILKTDMTHLANKGEQRARILAGLFDAVCQNVFTLIKPGTTPPDVTLIGGVSRSRRVQRVFAEFLEGNGMRLRSLPPDEALFLEAIGAAVAASTTGRGVSALSQLIAEPAEETLEKLPTLADSLRLVRRRKSVPMVQRNGNPLDLILGFDIGSTGSKLVALDVSSSQTAWEGYRKTSGDPVGAAQALLGHFLDQHGDEDRIVGFGVTGSGREIVGSLLISCYGEGCVFILNEIAAHAEGAMHYDPRVDTIFEIGGQDAKYIRLEEGRIVDSAMNEACSAGTGSFIEEQGQRFSGYRDVAQLGREAVAADHGVSLGQHCSVFMAEIIDEAVAAGVHQNSIIAGLYDSIIQNYLHRVKGNRSTGKVIFCQGMPFSADALAAAVARQTGSEVIVPPNPGTVGALGIALLTQRALRGRENTPSNPTRFLEAQIQGKETFVCKSTRGCGGAGNLCKIDSIRTVVAGTQQRFSWGGACSLYDKGTRKKKLPDLSPDPFREREDLVRDLIQPFIERRGFKTVSITNEFILRGLLPFFVAFLHELGFDPVLSTGADQAALKRGIQEANVSFCAPMQLYHGIAGQMSDEGGDFIFLPMLRGLPRNNGDRDANTCPIVQGSSDILQWNLKHKYAGKIVTPVINMGHGNLRSREFLTSCEHLARDLGADNDRWRAAHEVALAVQQRFDEGCLEIGQRALSFCAERRLPAIIVLGRPYTIYNKVLNSNVPVVLREQGVLAIPLDCYPVSGDVPAFDGMYWGYGQRILRAAHQVRRSREVYGVYCSNYSCGPDSFNLHFCAYIMEGKPFAIIETDGHSGDAGTKTRIEAFLYCVAEDLKRLDGHKPANDFSRLQLEPMGLMEVRPDECLLVAGLGRGSEVAAAAFRGLGLHAEVLPAPDAAMLKLGRRYTSGKECVPICLILGSLLGRLESEKNTRNRFVVLMPGARGPCRFGVYNLLNQLTLERLGWRDRIRIYSPEDSDYFEKAPPGFPGLFLSAIVASDLLLAALLATRPTETRSGAAAAVYEQHMRELQALVERETGKRPSMADVIWQVASGRLFGLADLMRSATAEFARVRGKEDMPTVAVVGEIYVRLNPFANDFIIDKLEKHGMRARLAPFFEWLEYADYLGQITDRRPGLSERFRSAMQQRIIAVASRIYADQMGCHFHAPVPASVATAAAYLRKDLLGEAVITLGYALSEWRNNRIDGVVNLGPLECMPTKIAEAQFFHIAEQEKALVLTLPVNGDPLDPQLLENFAFEVHSRYQHRRTAGVS
- a CDS encoding acylase; its protein translation is MRKLIFIFLAACASFAFQGARGPEVARWEQQARNVTIMRDDWGIAHVFGKTDADAVFGMEFAQAEDDFNRVETNYINAMGRLAEAEGETRIYQDLRMKLFINPDSLKKQYDSSPAWLKKLMNAFADGLNYYLAKHPEVKPRVITRFEPWMALSFTEGSIGGDISKVNLSQLQAFYGKGPASQPPADDEHVEAEPGGSNGAAVAPSNTTGHHALLLINPHVSFFFRSELQMVSDEGLNAYGAVTWGQFFIYQGFNARAGWMHTSSAVDDVDQYLETVEKKGDRFYYKYGNEERPVVATEISVPYKTGNGMAEKKFTVYRTHHGPIIGEANGKWVSIRMMQEPVKALTQSYTRTKAKDYKSFRQTMELHTNSSNNTIYADADGNIAYFHGNFIPRRDTRFDWTRPVDGSNPATEWKGLLSVDETPHLLNPASGWLYNTNNWPWSAAGESSPKKADYPVYVDSGSESARGLHAIRVLQNKKDFTLDSLIGAAYDSYLTWFEKPMPALIKAWDDTPAANPLKDKVAEQMKLLRAWDLRWGVTSVPTSLAVFWGDDVQRRVGAAARQAGMPAPDYIGSGKAPADMLLQSLAAASDRLAADFGTWKTPWGDINRFQRLTGDIVQSFNDAGPSIPVMFTSATWGSLAAFSARAYPGTKKWYGTSGNSFVAVVEFGDTVRARAVTTGGESGNPASPHFNDQATRYSAGALREVYFYRAQLKGHTEREYHPGIS
- a CDS encoding amidohydrolase family protein, which produces MKSCPRVIKVVLALVFLTFFFSLGVPQERTAGSSADLVIRNAKIVTIDNDHPRAEAIAVKGDKIVAVTTNQAIGKYIQAGATQVIDAKGRLVIPGFNDAHAHFGPLDPDYVDLRYVTDPKVITERVAEKVRGAKPGEMIRGGHWEHEMFYNRQWPTKELLDKVAPDNPVALDRADGHSVLVNSFVIKNSGITKGTPDPPGGEIQRDPATGEPTGIFKESARALLKYGAVRVQRTPAEEEARTMKGLQDALAMAARLGVTSIQLPPGGNFDRYQKFLADGKLTARVYIGGSLTDNAQQLARYDELRKKYPADGDWIRFGYLKGYIDGTLGSGTALLFQPFADEPGKTGLPQMSYEELERRIVAADAKGFQIGIHAIGDKANNWILNAYQKAQQVNGERDSRHRSEHAQILIAADIPRFAQLGVIASMQPTHCITDKRFAEKRLGPERCKTGAYVWRKLLDAGAHVAFGTDYSVEPLDPLEGLYAAVTRKDRKGEPGPGWFPDQILTMEKAIELYTLQSAYAEFMENRKGMLKAGYLADMVIFEKDLMTMPKEQIMKNRVDFTVVGGKLVYKRDGAQY
- a CDS encoding sigma-70 family RNA polymerase sigma factor: MAFEDASDIQLYQLASAGEEAAFVALYRRWQGSIYRFSLRIGSSASMAEDVTQEVFLALMNGASGFDPALGSFSSYVYGIARNHVLRRVTREPVFATIDQDAEADQRDLHKARSIPSDPLGELTRREMIEALNRAVATLPLRYREVVVLCELQELSYAEAARVVGCPEGTIRSRLHRARILLVEKLREKTKEDSRASGIEPARCLL